Proteins encoded in a region of the Orcinus orca chromosome 8, mOrcOrc1.1, whole genome shotgun sequence genome:
- the LOC125965213 gene encoding LOW QUALITY PROTEIN: olfactory receptor 476-like (The sequence of the model RefSeq protein was modified relative to this genomic sequence to represent the inferred CDS: deleted 2 bases in 1 codon), giving the protein MAWGQKHTTVKGFILLGLTNSADQKTQLLFAIFLLIYSVILVGNLGLIDVIHASATLHTPMYFLLGVLSFLDICSASVFTPRLLINFVTTDQSISFVGCVVQTALMILHGTGECLLLAMMAYDQFVAICPPLLYHTIMSKRLCVRLVVATYAAGVFISAVQTGNAFILPYYGPNIIDHYFCDIHPAMLQLACSETTMANVILLVFSALVTVPTISVILVSNAYILVTICRMRSLEAQRKALSTCASHLTALSFFYGSVLLVYVQSNPESASACNKILFVFYTIVFPMLNPMVYSLKNKYVKASAQVRVLKLSRKVIY; this is encoded by the exons ATGGCCTGGGGTCAGAAGCACACCACAGTGAAGGGATTCATCCTGCTGGGCCTCACAAACAGCGCAGACCAAAAA ACTCAACTCCTCTTTGCCATCTTCCTGCTGATCTACTCTGTGATTCTGGTGGGCAACCTGGGCCTGATAGATGTGATCCATGCCAGCGCCACCCTCCACACCCCCATGTACTTCCTCCTGGGTGTGCTTTCCTTCCTTGACATCTGCAGTGCCTCCGTGTTCACTCCCAGGCTGCTGATCAACTTCGTCACCACTGACCAGTCCATCTCCTTCGTGGGCTGTGTGGTCCAGACGGCCCTCATGATCCTCCATGGCACAGGGGAGTGTCTGCTTCTGGCCATGATGGCCTATGACCAATTCGTGGCCATCTGCCCCCCTCTCCTCTACCACACCATCATGTCCAAGCGTTTGTGTGTCCGGCTGGTGGTGGCCACCTATGCTGCTGGGGTGTTCATTTCAGCTGTTCAGACAGGGAATGCCTTCATCTTGCCCTACTATGGTCCCAACATCATTGATCACTACTTCTGTGATATCCACCCCGCCATGCTCCAACTGGCCTGCTCAGAGACAACCATGGCCAATGTCATCTTGCTCGTCTTTTCTGCCTTGGTCACTGTCCCCACAATCTCAGTCATCTTGGTCTCGAATGCCTACATCCTGGTCACAATCTGTAGGATGAGGTCCTTGGAGGCCCAGCGCAAGGCCCTCTCCACCTGTGCCTCCCACCTCACTGCCCTCTCCTTTTTCTATGGGTCTGTGCTCCTTGTATATGTCCAATCCAACCCTGAAAGTGCCTCGGCCTGTAACAAGATCCTCTTTGTGTTCTACACCATTGTGTTCCCCATGCTGAACCCAATGGTCTACAGCCTAAAGAATAAATATGTCAAGGCCTCTGCACAAGTTAGGGTCCTTAAGCTAAGCAGAAAAGTAATTTATTAG